In Gossypium hirsutum isolate 1008001.06 chromosome D06, Gossypium_hirsutum_v2.1, whole genome shotgun sequence, one genomic interval encodes:
- the LOC107901385 gene encoding cyclin-A2-2, with the protein MHCSSRRQPSMSKENEPIESIEEPTGRITRARAKAQRGAEGMCSSKPSFKQDQKCVLRMNSKRASSDENKTCVAATVGLQPKRRAVLKDVTNVSANGMQIDCLNVTEIQTSKQTIRDPSEKNKEMVENIFIGIPSVEEDVKAKLAEDLSKIRMMEAHENSLPVKLDERGVAEPTCLGAREYAVENSMLPIQAFTMPFGHQSPKRKVADDVYKKLGVSKDVVDIDSNLKDPRICSLYAPDIYNNIRVTELNRRPSTNYMEQVQRDITPSMRAILIDWLVEVSEEYKLVPDTLYLTVSLIDRFLSHNVIEKQRLQLVGVSCMLIASKYEEICAPRVEEFCFITDNTYTSGEVLKMERKILNFLYFQLSVPTTKTFLRRFIQAAQATYKDPCIELEVLANYLAELSLVEYNFLKFLPSLIAASAVFLARWTLNQSVHPWDPTLEHYTSYKASELKTTVLALEDLQLNTNGCYLNAIHDKYKQQKFKCVATMSSPERVISVFSRR; encoded by the exons ATGCATTGCTCTTCTAGAAGGCAACCAAGTATGAGTAAAGAAAATGAACCTATTGAAAGTATTGAAGAGCCTACAGGAAGAATTACTCGAGCACGGGCTAAAGCACAGAGGGGAGCAGAAGGAATGTGCTCTTCAAAACCATCCTTCAAGCAGGACCAAAAATGTGTTCTTCGGATGAACTCCAAACGTGCGTCATCGGATGAGAACAAGACTTGTGTGGCTGCCACTGTTGGCCTTCAGCCTAAAAGAAGGGCAGTGCTTAAAGATGTAACTAATGTCAGTGCTAATGGTATGCAGATCGACTGCTTAAATGTAACCGAAATTCAG ACCTCCAAACAGACCATCAGAGATCCTAGTGAGAAGAACAAAGAAATGGTTGAAAATATCTTCATAGGGATTCCATCGGTTGAAGAAGATGTGAAAGCAAAGTTAGCTGAAGACTTATCAAAAATAAGGATGATGGAAGCACATGAAAACAGTTTACCAGTAAAACTGGATGAAAGAGGTGTAGCGGAACCTACGTGTCTTGGTGCAAGAGAATATGCTGTAGAAAATTCAATGCTTCCAATACAGGCTTTTACAATGCCTTTTGGACACCAAAGCCCTAAAAGGAAAG TAGCAGATGACGTTTACAAGAAACTAGGAGTCTCGAAAGATGTTGTGGATATTGATTCAAACCTAAAAGATCCTCGAATATGTAGCTTGTATGCCCCAGACATATACAATAATATACGTGTTACCGAG CTTAACCGAAGACCTTCAACTAATTATATGGAACAGGTGCAGCGGGATATTACCCCAAGCATGCGAGCGATTTTGATTGACTGGTTAGTGGAG GTTTCTGAAGAATATAAGTTAGTCCCAGACACACTCTACCTCACAGTGAGCCTCATTGATCGTTTTCTCTCTCACAATGTTATAGAAAAACAAAGACTCCAGTTAGTTGGTGTTTCTTGCATGCTAATTGCATC aAAGTATGAAGAGATTTGCGCACCAAGAGTGGAAGAATTTTGCTTCATCACTGATAATACCTACACAAGTGGAGAG GTGTTGAAAATGGagagaaaaattctgaatttcttGTATTTTCAGTTATCTGTTCCAACCACAAAAACATTTCTTAG AAGATTCATTCAAGCAGCACAAGCAACTTACAAA GATCCTTGTATAGAACTAGAAGTCTTAGCAAATTATTTAGCAGAGCTGAGTCTTGTTGAGTACAACTTCTTGAAGTTCTTACCTTCACTCATTGCTGCATCCGCTGTATTCCTTGCCAGATGGACCCTCAATCAATCAGTCCATCCATGG GATCCAACCTTGGAGCATTATACTAGTTACAAAGCATCAGAGCTGAAAACTACAGTTCTTGCACTGGAGGACTTGCAACTCAACACTAATGGTTGCTACCTCAACGCCATTCACGACAAGTACAAACAACAGAAG TTCAAATGCGTGGCGACAATGAGTTCCCCTGAAAGAGTTATATCAGTGTTCTCAAGAAGATAG